One Lysobacter enzymogenes DNA segment encodes these proteins:
- a CDS encoding MFS transporter → MSLVGFEALAVTTAMPTVARALDGLPLYALAFAGTLAASVVGMVAAGRWADARGPAAPLRHGIAWFALGLVVAGLAPAMGWLVAGRVIQGFGGGLISVALYVVVGRVYPPALRVKIFAAFAAAWVLPAIVGPAISGAIVEHFGWRWVFLAVPAVAALAACWVLPALRGLGPVAQAEPARRGDALRLPWALLATASLLALHYGGQQRGWSALAWLLPAAAALMLAASQLLPRGALRAARGLPTVVSLRGIAAGAYFLTEAYIPLLLSSERGLSPTWAGAALTLGAIGWSSGSWLRGRDAQPRRPWRYLQAGMAMIALGVATIAAMALLRAPVALGIAGWIVAGLGMGLIYPTLSVLMLELSPPQEQGRNSSALHLGDAIYTAAALAAGGSLFAALLARSHTLAYVCGFAIALALALLGLALAARVRVAR, encoded by the coding sequence GTGTCCCTGGTCGGGTTCGAGGCGCTGGCGGTGACCACGGCGATGCCGACCGTGGCGCGCGCGCTCGACGGCCTGCCGCTGTACGCGCTGGCCTTCGCCGGGACGCTGGCCGCCAGCGTGGTCGGCATGGTCGCGGCCGGACGCTGGGCCGACGCGCGCGGGCCGGCCGCGCCGCTGCGCCACGGCATCGCCTGGTTCGCGCTGGGCCTGGTCGTGGCCGGGCTGGCGCCGGCGATGGGCTGGCTGGTCGCCGGACGGGTGATCCAGGGCTTCGGCGGCGGGCTGATCTCGGTGGCGCTGTACGTGGTGGTCGGCCGGGTCTATCCGCCGGCGCTGCGGGTCAAGATCTTCGCCGCCTTCGCCGCGGCCTGGGTGCTGCCGGCGATCGTCGGTCCGGCGATCAGCGGCGCCATCGTCGAACACTTCGGCTGGCGCTGGGTGTTCCTGGCGGTGCCGGCGGTCGCGGCGCTGGCCGCGTGCTGGGTGCTGCCGGCGCTGCGCGGGCTGGGCCCGGTGGCGCAGGCCGAACCGGCACGCCGCGGCGACGCGCTGCGGCTGCCGTGGGCGCTGCTGGCCACCGCCAGCCTGCTGGCCCTGCACTACGGCGGCCAGCAACGCGGCTGGAGCGCGCTGGCGTGGCTGCTGCCGGCCGCCGCCGCGCTGATGCTCGCGGCCTCGCAGCTGCTGCCGCGCGGCGCGCTGCGCGCCGCGCGCGGCCTGCCGACCGTGGTCTCGTTGCGCGGCATCGCCGCCGGCGCCTACTTCCTCACCGAGGCCTACATTCCGCTGCTGCTGTCGTCCGAGCGCGGCCTGTCGCCGACCTGGGCCGGCGCGGCGCTGACCCTCGGCGCGATCGGCTGGTCGAGCGGCTCGTGGCTGCGCGGCCGCGATGCCCAGCCGCGGCGGCCGTGGCGCTACCTGCAGGCGGGCATGGCGATGATCGCGCTCGGCGTGGCGACGATCGCGGCGATGGCGCTGCTGCGCGCGCCGGTCGCGCTCGGCATCGCCGGCTGGATCGTCGCGGGACTGGGCATGGGCCTGATCTACCCGACCCTGTCGGTGCTGATGCTGGAGCTGTCGCCGCCGCAGGAACAGGGCCGCAACTCCTCGGCGCTGCACCTGGGCGATGCGATCTACACCGCCGCCGCGCTGGCCGCGGGCGGCTCGCTGTTCGCCGCGCTGCTGGCGCGCTCGCACACGCTGGCCTATGTGTGCGGGTTCGCGATCGCGCTGGCGCTGGCGTTGCTGGGCCTGGCGCTGGCGGCGCGAGTGCGGGTCGCGCGGTGA
- a CDS encoding phage tail protein has protein sequence MTEPFIAQIQQFGFNFAPRGWAACNGATMAIQQNTALFALLGTQYGGNGQTTFQLPNFINRAATNQGRGPGLTPHDIGEPFGVNAVTLTTNEMPTHSHSLNIYNQPTDTKKAPSPSNGNSLGSPSMNAFVASNAANAPLAPTVLQPAGGGQPHENRQPYLAMNFCIALQGVFPAFG, from the coding sequence ATGACCGAACCCTTCATCGCCCAAATCCAGCAATTCGGCTTCAATTTCGCGCCGCGCGGCTGGGCCGCGTGCAACGGCGCCACCATGGCGATCCAGCAGAACACCGCGCTGTTCGCGCTGTTGGGCACCCAGTACGGCGGCAACGGCCAGACCACGTTCCAGTTGCCCAACTTCATCAACCGCGCCGCTACCAATCAGGGCCGCGGACCCGGCTTGACCCCGCACGACATCGGCGAGCCGTTCGGGGTCAATGCGGTCACCCTGACCACCAACGAGATGCCGACGCACTCGCATTCGCTGAACATCTACAACCAGCCCACCGACACCAAGAAAGCGCCCTCGCCGTCCAACGGCAACTCGCTGGGCTCGCCGAGCATGAACGCGTTCGTCGCCTCCAACGCCGCCAACGCGCCGTTGGCGCCGACGGTGCTGCAGCCCGCCGGCGGCGGCCAGCCGCACGAGAACCGGCAGCCGTACCTGGCGATGAACTTCTGCATCGCGCTGCAGGGCGTGTTCCCGGCGTTCGGCTGA
- the soxR gene encoding redox-sensitive transcriptional activator SoxR, with product MAMELSVGQVAERSGVAVSALHFYEAKGLIHSVRTGGNQRRYSRDTLRRIAVIRVAQRVGMPLATIREALDTLPDSRVPNRADWSRLSAAWKDELEQRIAHLSLMRDTLDQCIGCGCLSLDRCRLANPDDAWGEAGSGAQRWAAALKESRPKRRGKKAQE from the coding sequence ATGGCGATGGAATTGAGCGTGGGGCAGGTGGCCGAGCGCTCCGGCGTGGCGGTGTCGGCGCTGCACTTCTACGAGGCCAAGGGCCTGATCCACAGCGTGCGCACCGGCGGCAACCAGCGCCGCTACAGCCGCGACACGCTGCGCCGGATCGCGGTGATCCGGGTCGCGCAGCGCGTCGGCATGCCGCTGGCGACGATCCGCGAGGCGCTGGACACGCTGCCGGATTCGCGCGTGCCCAACCGCGCCGACTGGAGCCGGCTGTCGGCGGCGTGGAAGGACGAGCTGGAGCAGCGCATCGCCCACCTGAGCCTGATGCGCGACACCCTGGACCAATGCATCGGCTGCGGCTGCCTGTCGCTGGACCGCTGCCGTCTGGCCAATCCCGACGACGCCTGGGGCGAGGCGGGCTCCGGCGCGCAGCGCTGGGCGGCGGCGTTGAAGGAGAGCCGGCCGAAGCGGCGGGGCAAGAAGGCGCAGGAATGA
- a CDS encoding 2OG-Fe(II) oxygenase, which produces MDRIEIGRLIEQRLTAEAASLQAQWREHGAIRHCFVDDLLPPALAQRIHAAFPPPSSMMLRKNLRELKYVSAQMDQHDRLLEEIVFAFQQPGVLEQVRVITGLRSLYPDEHLYAGGISVMGQGHFLNPHLDNSHDKDRERYRVLNLLYYVSPDWSQADGANLELWPQGPQGEPITVVSRFNRLALMVTDQSSWHSVSPNRSERARCCVSNYYFSDHPVGDADYFHPTSFRGRPEQRVRDLALRADASLRGWVRKLFPKGLRATRHVYRRDR; this is translated from the coding sequence ATGGACCGCATCGAGATCGGCCGCCTGATCGAACAACGCCTGACCGCCGAGGCCGCGAGCCTGCAGGCCCAGTGGCGCGAACACGGCGCGATCCGCCACTGCTTCGTCGACGACCTGCTGCCGCCGGCGCTGGCGCAGCGCATCCACGCCGCGTTCCCGCCTCCGTCGAGCATGATGCTGCGCAAGAACCTGCGCGAGCTGAAGTACGTGTCGGCGCAGATGGACCAGCACGACCGCCTGCTGGAGGAAATCGTGTTCGCGTTCCAGCAGCCGGGCGTGCTCGAACAGGTGCGCGTCATCACCGGGCTGCGCTCGCTGTATCCGGACGAGCACCTGTACGCCGGCGGCATCTCGGTCATGGGCCAGGGCCACTTCCTCAACCCGCACCTGGACAATTCGCACGACAAGGACCGCGAACGCTACCGCGTGCTGAACCTGCTGTACTACGTGTCGCCGGACTGGAGCCAGGCCGACGGCGCCAACCTGGAGCTGTGGCCGCAGGGCCCGCAGGGCGAACCGATCACCGTGGTCAGCCGCTTCAACCGCCTCGCGCTGATGGTGACCGACCAAAGCTCCTGGCATTCGGTGTCGCCCAACCGCAGCGAGCGCGCGCGTTGCTGCGTGTCGAACTACTACTTCTCCGACCACCCCGTCGGCGACGCCGACTACTTCCACCCGACCTCGTTCCGCGGACGCCCCGAGCAGCGCGTGCGCGACCTGGCGCTGCGCGCCGACGCGTCGCTGCGCGGCTGGGTGCGCAAGCTGTTCCCGAAGGGACTACGGGCGACGCGGCACGTCTACCGCCGCGATCGCTGA
- a CDS encoding DUF6053 domain-containing protein: MEIRVRAVRRAVVFALGPGCVFAATGAESVGPEGPPTRAAAAASPALSWEGLQARRFALRSP; this comes from the coding sequence ATGGAAATCCGCGTGCGCGCGGTTCGCCGCGCGGTCGTTTTCGCGCTGGGACCGGGCTGTGTTTTCGCTGCGACCGGAGCGGAAAGCGTCGGGCCTGAAGGCCCTCCCACAAGAGCCGCAGCGGCCGCAAGTCCAGCGCTGTCGTGGGAGGGCCTTCAGGCCCGACGCTTTGCGCTCAGGTCGCCATGA
- a CDS encoding GNAT family N-acetyltransferase, producing the protein MASAAPALAFPPRAERTDLPAPPEGRGDGFDLPASLSERGIGLRPARADDIGWLRALYRQLRAGEFAPMGWPPQALAAFLDQQFAMQHLHYVRYYERADFLVVEREGAPIGRIYLQRAAPEHLLVDISLDARAHGSGIGGGLVRWAQHEAHARGRGMRLHVEHGNHGARRLYERLGFVLTENLPTHAAMRWESDLR; encoded by the coding sequence ATGGCCTCCGCCGCGCCGGCGCTGGCGTTCCCGCCGCGCGCCGAACGCACGGACCTCCCCGCGCCCCCGGAGGGGCGCGGGGACGGCTTCGACCTGCCCGCATCGCTGAGCGAACGCGGGATCGGCCTGCGCCCGGCGCGCGCCGACGACATCGGCTGGCTGCGCGCGCTGTACCGCCAACTGCGCGCGGGCGAGTTCGCGCCGATGGGCTGGCCGCCGCAGGCGTTGGCCGCGTTCCTCGACCAGCAGTTCGCGATGCAGCACCTGCACTACGTGCGCTACTACGAACGCGCCGACTTCCTGGTGGTGGAGCGCGAAGGCGCGCCGATCGGCCGGATCTACCTGCAGCGCGCCGCGCCGGAGCATCTGCTGGTGGACATCAGCCTGGACGCGCGCGCGCACGGCAGCGGCATCGGCGGCGGCCTGGTGCGCTGGGCCCAGCACGAAGCGCACGCGCGCGGACGCGGCATGCGCCTGCACGTGGAACACGGCAACCACGGCGCGCGCCGGCTGTACGAGCGCCTGGGATTCGTGTTGACCGAGAACCTGCCGACCCACGCGGCGATGCGCTGGGAGTCGGACCTGCGCTGA
- a CDS encoding DUF1993 domain-containing protein produces MTVSMYSASVPVLQQLLGSLSTILERTQAHAAERKIDADAYLQARLFPDMFPLLRQVQIACDFAKGIGARLADVAVPVYDDSERGFDELQALIAKTRAFLDGLEPALFEGADDREIVLRPGTPKERRFTGRDYLVHYGLPQFFFHATTAYAILRSNGVEIGKRDFMGQY; encoded by the coding sequence ATGACCGTATCGATGTACTCCGCCAGCGTCCCGGTGCTGCAGCAACTGCTCGGCAGCCTGTCCACGATCCTCGAACGCACCCAGGCCCACGCCGCCGAGCGCAAGATCGACGCCGACGCCTACCTGCAGGCGCGCCTGTTCCCCGACATGTTCCCGCTGCTGCGCCAGGTCCAGATCGCCTGCGACTTCGCCAAGGGCATCGGCGCGCGCCTGGCCGACGTCGCGGTGCCGGTGTACGACGACAGCGAGCGCGGCTTCGACGAACTGCAGGCGTTGATCGCCAAGACCCGCGCCTTCCTCGACGGCCTGGAGCCGGCGCTGTTCGAAGGCGCGGACGACCGCGAGATCGTGCTGCGTCCCGGCACGCCGAAGGAGCGCCGCTTCACCGGCCGCGACTATCTTGTGCACTATGGCCTGCCGCAGTTCTTCTTCCATGCGACCACCGCTTACGCGATCCTGCGCAGCAACGGCGTGGAGATCGGCAAGCGCGATTTCATGGGGCAGTACTGA
- a CDS encoding phage tail protein — protein MSEPYLGEIRLFGFTRVPQGWYACNGQMVSIAENEALFMLLGTIYGGDGINTFAVPDMQGRVPVHFGTAPGLSTYVIGQRAGSESITLIGQQMPQHTHTMVATTLTATAKTPAANLELGALNGDVLYVTDTSGASAFPASPLSVSAVGGNQPHENQMPTLTVQYCIAAYGVFPSQS, from the coding sequence ATGAGCGAGCCATACCTGGGCGAGATCCGCCTGTTCGGATTCACGCGCGTCCCGCAAGGCTGGTACGCCTGCAACGGCCAAATGGTTTCCATCGCCGAAAACGAAGCGCTGTTCATGCTGCTCGGCACCATTTACGGCGGCGACGGCATCAACACCTTCGCCGTGCCCGACATGCAAGGCCGCGTGCCGGTCCATTTCGGCACCGCCCCCGGCTTGAGCACGTACGTCATCGGCCAGCGCGCCGGCAGCGAAAGCATCACCCTGATCGGCCAGCAGATGCCGCAGCACACCCACACCATGGTCGCGACCACGCTGACCGCCACCGCGAAAACGCCGGCGGCGAACCTGGAGCTGGGCGCGCTCAACGGCGACGTGCTGTACGTCACCGACACCAGCGGCGCGAGCGCGTTCCCCGCCAGCCCCTTGTCGGTCAGCGCGGTCGGCGGCAACCAGCCGCACGAGAACCAGATGCCGACCCTGACCGTGCAGTACTGCATCGCCGCTTACGGCGTGTTCCCGTCGCAGAGCTGA
- a CDS encoding YgjP-like metallopeptidase domain-containing protein, with product MSRELATRPATMPYRARMDPLRYLRGYPPHVLTQVQALIDAGKLGETLRKRYDHAGHAVRDDKALFAYVVAIKDRYMRKADPLNKVIYDNKLHVVSQALGTHTAISRVQGGRLKAAREIRIATVFRDAPEPFLEMIAVHELAHLKHREHDKGFYQLCAHMSRDYHQLEFDLRLYLTAQETESAGAR from the coding sequence ATGTCGCGCGAACTCGCGACGCGACCGGCGACGATGCCGTATCGTGCGCGCATGGACCCGCTCCGCTACCTGCGCGGCTACCCGCCGCACGTGCTGACCCAAGTGCAAGCGCTGATCGACGCCGGCAAGCTCGGCGAGACGCTGCGCAAGCGCTACGACCACGCCGGCCACGCGGTGCGCGACGACAAGGCCCTGTTCGCCTACGTGGTGGCGATCAAGGACCGCTACATGCGCAAGGCCGATCCGCTCAACAAGGTGATCTACGACAATAAGCTGCATGTGGTGAGCCAGGCGCTGGGCACCCACACCGCGATCTCGCGCGTGCAAGGCGGCAGGCTCAAGGCCGCGCGCGAGATCCGCATCGCCACCGTGTTCCGCGACGCGCCCGAGCCGTTCCTGGAGATGATCGCCGTGCACGAGCTGGCTCACCTCAAGCACCGCGAACACGACAAGGGCTTCTACCAGTTGTGCGCGCACATGAGCCGCGACTACCACCAGCTCGAATTCGACCTGCGCCTGTACCTGACCGCGCAGGAAACCGAGTCCGCCGGCGCGCGCTGA
- a CDS encoding NADP-dependent oxidoreductase, with protein sequence MAFQRKRAPAHDPLPSPRVKAVVFDRYGAPEVLRAIELPMPQAAAGEVRVRVRAAGVRPSDIALRSGLGARAGGRGGARFPRRLGNEFAGVVDQVGAGVSGFQPGDEVMGWAAAMSYAEALTVPVDQLVHKPHTMTWAVAGALPSTGQTAHAALRQLEVGAGHTLLIHGAAGALGCVAVQLAVAWGARVIGTAAPADHDYLRTLGAQPVADDDGGIERVRALAPGDVDALFDASGDDGFAQWLQRIAAARALSLSPRHGLPALRSQRSRERLAELVAVHQRHGLLVPVREMFPLTRAAEAHRAVERGPARGKVVLMVYEAMPLSLLRLSA encoded by the coding sequence ATGGCCTTCCAGCGCAAGCGCGCGCCCGCGCACGATCCGCTTCCTTCCCCCCGGGTCAAGGCCGTGGTGTTCGACCGCTACGGCGCGCCGGAGGTGCTGCGCGCGATCGAACTGCCGATGCCGCAGGCCGCCGCCGGCGAAGTCCGGGTGCGGGTGCGCGCGGCCGGCGTGCGGCCCAGCGACATCGCCCTGCGCAGCGGCCTGGGCGCGCGCGCCGGCGGCCGCGGCGGCGCGCGCTTCCCGCGCCGGCTCGGCAACGAGTTCGCCGGCGTGGTCGATCAGGTCGGCGCCGGCGTGAGCGGCTTCCAGCCCGGCGACGAAGTGATGGGCTGGGCCGCGGCGATGAGTTACGCCGAAGCGCTGACGGTGCCGGTCGACCAGTTGGTGCACAAGCCGCACACCATGACCTGGGCGGTCGCCGGCGCCCTGCCCTCGACCGGCCAGACCGCGCACGCGGCGCTGCGCCAGCTCGAGGTCGGCGCCGGCCACACCCTGCTCATCCACGGCGCCGCCGGGGCGCTGGGCTGCGTCGCGGTGCAGTTGGCGGTGGCCTGGGGCGCGCGCGTGATCGGCACCGCCGCCCCGGCCGACCACGACTACCTGCGCACGCTCGGCGCGCAGCCGGTGGCCGACGACGACGGCGGCATCGAGCGCGTGCGCGCGCTCGCCCCCGGCGACGTCGACGCACTGTTCGACGCCAGCGGCGACGACGGTTTCGCGCAATGGCTGCAGCGCATCGCCGCGGCGCGCGCGCTGAGCCTGTCGCCGCGCCACGGCTTGCCGGCGCTGCGCAGCCAGCGCAGCCGCGAACGTCTGGCCGAGCTGGTCGCCGTGCACCAGCGCCACGGCCTGCTGGTGCCGGTGCGCGAGATGTTCCCGCTGACCCGCGCCGCCGAGGCCCACCGCGCGGTCGAGCGCGGCCCCGCGCGCGGCAAGGTGGTGCTGATGGTGTACGAGGCCATGCCGTTGTCGCTGCTGAGGCTGAGCGCATGA
- a CDS encoding Ig-like domain-containing protein, with protein sequence MPYKSIQGPLVLSLALIALGAGAIGAPQSKDGLLDLSLSQVVSAASQQARAHDAEQRRADRERFQRALQPRGDAALAPIARELAQLRRFEPLRAGDLVTHSVDGADSTVALRGFVGNGAPLRYSLVQAPRHGRVTIERDRATYRPDPGFAGVDSYTYRVQAGGASAEAMVAVTAIRDRALPATAAAAL encoded by the coding sequence ATGCCGTACAAGAGTATCCAGGGGCCCCTCGTGCTGAGCCTGGCGCTGATCGCGCTGGGGGCGGGCGCGATCGGCGCCCCGCAGTCGAAGGATGGACTTCTCGACCTTTCCCTCAGCCAGGTCGTCTCCGCCGCATCGCAGCAGGCGCGCGCGCACGACGCCGAGCAGCGGCGCGCGGACCGCGAACGTTTCCAGCGCGCGTTGCAGCCGCGCGGCGACGCGGCGCTGGCACCGATCGCGCGCGAGCTGGCGCAGCTGCGCCGCTTCGAACCGCTGCGCGCGGGCGACCTGGTCACCCACAGCGTCGACGGCGCCGATTCGACCGTGGCGCTGCGCGGTTTCGTCGGCAACGGCGCGCCGCTGCGCTACAGCCTGGTCCAGGCGCCGCGCCACGGCCGGGTCACGATCGAGCGCGACCGCGCGACCTATCGTCCCGATCCCGGCTTCGCCGGCGTGGACAGCTACACCTATCGCGTGCAGGCCGGCGGCGCGAGCGCGGAAGCGATGGTCGCGGTGACCGCGATCCGCGACCGCGCGCTGCCGGCGACGGCCGCGGCGGCCTTGTAG
- a CDS encoding glycosyltransferase, whose translation MNILMLSDVYFPRVNGVSTSIRTFAQSLARMGHAVTLVAPDYGPGSGQELHDSDEFEIVRLPARVIFFDPEDRLIRAPELRRVLPELAQRHWDVIHIHTPFQAHRLGVRLAERTGRPTVETYHTYFEEYIGHYLPWAPVALLRLVARRLSRMLCHGVDHLIVPTAQMVEVLDRYGIATPSTVLPTGIDLDEFSRGDGAHFRVEHGIEATRPTLVTVSRLAVEKNIAFLLQVARRLVADFPELMFIIAGEGPDAERLKRLSKEYGLDANVRFFGNLDRRTTLLDAYRAGDAFVFASPTETQGLVLIEAMALGVPIVSTAVMGTATVLRDARSAVVSEENVEDFAAHVSRVLRSPELRAQLSAAGPVDARGWSTQGLMEQVVALYQRLAQAAPRKLAASKPQAQAAR comes from the coding sequence ATGAACATCCTGATGCTCTCGGACGTGTACTTCCCGCGGGTCAACGGGGTGTCGACCTCGATCCGCACCTTCGCCCAGTCGCTGGCGCGCATGGGCCACGCGGTGACCCTGGTGGCGCCGGACTACGGTCCCGGCAGCGGCCAGGAACTGCACGACAGCGACGAGTTCGAAATCGTGCGGCTGCCGGCTCGGGTGATCTTCTTCGACCCCGAGGACCGGCTGATCCGCGCGCCGGAGCTGCGCCGGGTGCTGCCGGAACTGGCGCAGCGGCACTGGGACGTGATCCACATCCACACCCCGTTCCAGGCCCACCGCCTGGGCGTGCGCCTGGCCGAGCGCACCGGCCGGCCGACGGTGGAGACCTACCACACCTATTTCGAGGAATACATCGGCCACTACCTGCCGTGGGCGCCGGTGGCGCTGCTGCGGCTGGTCGCGCGCCGGCTCTCGCGCATGCTCTGCCACGGCGTGGATCACCTGATCGTGCCTACCGCGCAGATGGTCGAGGTGCTGGACCGCTACGGCATCGCCACACCGTCGACGGTGCTGCCGACCGGGATCGACCTGGACGAATTTTCGCGCGGCGACGGCGCGCATTTCCGCGTCGAGCACGGCATCGAGGCGACGCGCCCGACCCTGGTGACGGTGAGCCGGCTGGCGGTGGAGAAGAACATCGCCTTCCTGCTGCAGGTGGCGCGCCGGCTGGTCGCGGATTTCCCCGAGCTGATGTTCATCATCGCCGGCGAAGGTCCCGACGCGGAGCGGCTGAAGCGGCTGTCGAAAGAGTACGGGCTCGACGCCAACGTGCGCTTCTTCGGCAACCTCGACCGCCGCACGACCTTGCTCGACGCCTACCGCGCCGGCGATGCGTTCGTGTTCGCCTCGCCGACCGAGACCCAGGGCCTGGTGCTGATCGAGGCGATGGCGCTGGGCGTGCCGATCGTCTCCACCGCGGTGATGGGCACCGCGACGGTGCTGCGCGACGCGCGCAGCGCGGTCGTCAGCGAGGAGAACGTCGAGGACTTCGCCGCGCACGTGAGCCGGGTGCTGCGTTCGCCGGAACTGCGCGCGCAGCTGTCGGCGGCAGGGCCGGTGGACGCGCGCGGCTGGAGCACGCAGGGGCTGATGGAGCAGGTGGTGGCGCTGTACCAGCGCCTGGCGCAGGCCGCGCCGCGCAAGCTCGCGGCGTCGAAGCCGCAGGCGCAGGCCGCGCGCTGA
- a CDS encoding phospholipase D family protein, producing MHHAPSLDNDTDPGAAPVRRPRRLRLALALFLLAWIASAVYHVYKPLPPGVGVAGPLRSAREVALLTDLTWTDAQGARHSEQQVFDEALRLIGQARRAIVADQFLFNDFGAENPGEARYRRLSQELTEALVARKRAVPGLTVVLITDPINTVYGGRVSPQLQQLRDAGVEVVITDLARLRTPNPAWSGLWQLCCRWAGNDSDGGWLPNPLGPGKVGLRSWLALLNLNANHRKTLIVDQGEDWTALVASANPHDASSLHGNVALRFSGAAALDLLASERAVAALSGAAWPRALPASVPRESIVDSTSAPRVQVLTEGRIRDALLAAVDGARGGDRLDIAVFYFSHRRLVDAVTAAHKRGVAVRVLLDPNEDAFGRKKNGVPNRQVAAELVAAGVPLRWCDTHGEQCHAKLLLRHGADGKIELIAGSANYTRRNLDDYNLESSARVVALDDAPVARQARTYFERSWSNSDGRIFSADYAKYADDSALRKVWYRIAEASGLSSF from the coding sequence ATGCACCACGCCCCCTCCCTCGACAACGACACCGATCCAGGCGCCGCCCCGGTCCGTCGCCCGCGCCGCCTGCGTCTGGCGCTCGCGCTGTTCCTGCTGGCCTGGATCGCCAGCGCCGTCTACCACGTCTACAAGCCGCTGCCGCCCGGCGTCGGCGTCGCCGGCCCGCTGCGCAGCGCGCGCGAGGTCGCCCTGCTGACCGACCTGACCTGGACCGACGCCCAGGGCGCGCGCCACAGCGAGCAGCAGGTGTTCGACGAAGCCCTGCGCCTGATCGGCCAGGCCCGCCGCGCGATCGTCGCCGACCAGTTCCTGTTCAACGATTTCGGTGCTGAGAACCCGGGCGAAGCGCGCTATCGCCGGCTCAGCCAGGAGCTCACCGAGGCGCTGGTCGCGCGCAAGCGCGCCGTGCCCGGCCTCACCGTGGTGCTGATCACCGACCCGATCAACACCGTCTACGGCGGCCGGGTCTCGCCGCAGTTGCAGCAGTTGCGCGACGCCGGCGTCGAGGTCGTGATCACCGACCTCGCCCGCCTGCGCACGCCCAACCCGGCGTGGTCGGGCCTGTGGCAGCTGTGCTGCCGCTGGGCCGGCAACGACAGCGACGGCGGCTGGCTGCCCAATCCGCTCGGCCCCGGCAAGGTCGGCCTGCGCAGCTGGCTGGCGCTGTTGAACCTCAACGCCAACCACCGCAAAACCCTGATCGTCGACCAGGGCGAGGACTGGACCGCGCTGGTCGCCTCGGCCAATCCGCACGACGCCAGCAGCCTGCACGGCAACGTCGCCCTGCGCTTCAGCGGCGCCGCCGCGCTCGACCTGCTGGCCAGCGAGCGCGCGGTGGCGGCGCTGTCGGGCGCGGCGTGGCCGCGCGCGCTGCCGGCCTCGGTGCCGCGCGAAAGCATCGTCGACAGCACCAGCGCGCCGCGCGTGCAGGTGCTCACCGAGGGCCGCATCCGCGACGCCCTGCTCGCCGCGGTCGACGGCGCGCGCGGCGGCGACCGCCTGGACATCGCCGTGTTCTATTTCTCCCACCGCCGCCTGGTCGACGCGGTGACCGCCGCGCACAAGCGCGGGGTGGCGGTGCGGGTGCTGCTGGACCCGAACGAGGACGCGTTCGGGCGCAAGAAGAACGGCGTTCCGAACCGCCAGGTCGCCGCCGAACTGGTCGCCGCCGGCGTGCCGCTGCGCTGGTGCGACACCCACGGCGAGCAATGCCACGCCAAGCTGCTGCTGCGCCACGGCGCCGACGGCAAGATCGAGCTGATCGCCGGCTCGGCCAACTACACCCGCCGCAACCTCGACGACTACAACCTGGAATCCAGCGCGCGCGTGGTCGCGCTCGACGACGCGCCGGTCGCGCGGCAGGCGCGGACCTACTTCGAGCGCAGCTGGAGCAACAGCGACGGGCGTATCTTCAGCGCGGACTACGCCAAGTACGCCGACGATTCGGCCCTGCGCAAGGTCTGGTACCGGATCGCCGAAGCCAGCGGCCTGTCGAGTTTCTGA
- a CDS encoding DUF6916 family protein has translation MELLTLDHFSSHVNETYAARINDGEVPFVLVEARALSTQPQPMAGRVPFSLLFRNASAFLFPQQIYPMRHASIGEVGIFLVPVAREREGFLYQAVFN, from the coding sequence ATGGAACTGCTGACGCTCGATCATTTTTCTTCGCACGTGAACGAGACCTACGCCGCGCGCATCAACGACGGCGAAGTCCCGTTCGTGTTGGTCGAGGCGCGCGCGCTGAGCACCCAGCCGCAGCCGATGGCGGGACGGGTGCCGTTCTCGCTGCTGTTCCGCAACGCCTCTGCGTTCCTGTTCCCGCAGCAGATCTATCCGATGCGCCACGCCTCGATCGGCGAGGTCGGCATCTTCCTGGTCCCGGTCGCGCGCGAGCGCGAGGGCTTCCTCTACCAGGCCGTATTCAACTAA